The Verrucomicrobiia bacterium genome includes a window with the following:
- a CDS encoding DUF58 domain-containing protein, whose amino-acid sequence MKPSATSSPLVERFNPQALAALEGLDLKARYVMEGFLHGLHGSPFHGFSVEFSDYRNYQPGDDLRHIDWRLFARSDRLHIKRYMQETNVRFYIICDTSASMAYRGANAWGSKLDCARVLAAGLTWFLLRQNDAAGMVSLPHGGETPQFVRPSQRSSQFGLMLRQLEMLAPSGGATLARLLDHVVRLVHRRSVILFFSDLLEPSAEISDGFKQLRFHGHECMVFQILDRDELEFPFTEPQVFEDLETGHRRVVTPAAAREKYLARFNEFMAGHCELFRQLEIPHCVTRTDEDPWRALALFMAERQRLM is encoded by the coding sequence GTGAAACCCTCCGCCACATCCTCGCCGCTCGTCGAGCGCTTCAACCCGCAAGCGCTCGCCGCGCTCGAGGGTCTCGACCTCAAGGCGCGTTATGTGATGGAAGGTTTTCTCCACGGCTTACACGGCAGCCCGTTTCATGGTTTCAGCGTCGAGTTCAGCGACTATCGCAACTATCAGCCCGGCGACGACCTCCGGCACATTGACTGGCGGCTCTTCGCGCGCAGCGACCGTCTGCACATCAAGCGCTACATGCAGGAAACGAACGTGCGCTTCTATATTATTTGCGATACCAGTGCGTCCATGGCGTATCGCGGCGCGAATGCGTGGGGCTCGAAACTCGATTGCGCGCGCGTGCTCGCCGCCGGGTTGACCTGGTTTCTCCTACGCCAAAACGATGCCGCCGGAATGGTGTCGCTTCCGCACGGCGGCGAGACCCCGCAATTCGTCCGCCCCTCCCAACGCTCCAGCCAATTCGGCCTGATGCTGCGCCAACTTGAAATGCTCGCGCCTTCCGGCGGCGCGACGCTTGCCCGCCTGCTTGATCATGTCGTCCGCCTCGTCCACCGCCGCAGTGTGATTCTCTTTTTTTCCGATTTGCTCGAACCGTCCGCGGAAATCTCCGACGGCTTCAAGCAGTTGCGCTTTCACGGTCACGAATGCATGGTCTTTCAAATCCTCGACCGCGACGAATTGGAATTTCCCTTCACCGAGCCGCAGGTCTTCGAGGATTTGGAGACCGGCCACCGCCGCGTCGTCACGCCCGCCGCCGCGCGCGAAAAATATCTGGCACGCTTCAATGAATTCATGGCGGGCCATTGCGAATTATTTCGCCAGTTGGAAATTCCCCACTGCGTCACGCGCACAGATGAAGACCCGTGGCGCGCGCTTGCTTTGTTCATGGCGGAAAGGCAGCGGCTGATGTGA
- a CDS encoding MoxR family ATPase: MTEPEPLSTVAAPPIINPDPAQILDEFPRKFAQVQTEVAKAVVGQSATVDAALWALFSRGHCLLVGVPGLAKTLLVNALARSLDLPFSRIQFTPDLMPSDITGTEILGQDENGQRKFIFTHGPVFTNVLLADEINRTPPKTQAALLEAMQEKTVTVAGKLYRLAEPFIVLATQNPIEQEGTYPLPEAQLDRFLFEVPIDYPSFEDERDLVQQHSFTPLEHLKPVITTTEVLQFRDAIAHLPAAPNVVDYAVRLVRATRPGDAHSPEYIRRWVRWGASPRASQYLILAGRARAASQGRFNVACEDVRALAPLILRHRMIRSFQADAEGKTASDIITKLLEDIPTNE; encoded by the coding sequence ATGACCGAACCCGAACCTCTTTCCACCGTCGCCGCCCCGCCCATCATCAATCCCGACCCGGCGCAAATTCTCGATGAATTTCCGCGCAAGTTCGCCCAGGTGCAAACGGAGGTCGCCAAGGCCGTCGTCGGCCAAAGCGCCACGGTGGATGCCGCGTTATGGGCATTGTTTTCGCGCGGCCATTGTTTGCTCGTCGGCGTGCCCGGCCTCGCGAAAACGCTTTTGGTCAACGCCCTTGCCCGTTCGCTCGACCTACCCTTCTCGCGCATCCAGTTCACGCCCGACTTGATGCCCTCGGACATCACCGGCACGGAAATTCTCGGGCAGGACGAGAATGGCCAGCGCAAATTCATTTTCACCCACGGCCCCGTTTTCACCAACGTGCTCCTCGCCGACGAAATCAACCGCACCCCGCCCAAGACCCAGGCCGCGCTGCTCGAAGCGATGCAGGAAAAAACCGTGACGGTCGCGGGCAAACTCTATCGCCTCGCGGAACCGTTCATCGTGCTCGCCACCCAAAATCCCATCGAACAGGAAGGCACGTATCCCCTGCCCGAAGCCCAACTGGATCGCTTTCTGTTTGAAGTGCCGATTGATTATCCGTCCTTCGAGGACGAGCGTGATTTGGTGCAACAGCATTCGTTCACGCCCCTGGAACATTTGAAACCGGTGATCACCACGACGGAAGTTTTGCAATTCCGCGACGCCATCGCGCACCTGCCCGCCGCGCCGAATGTCGTGGATTACGCGGTGCGGCTCGTCCGCGCCACCCGCCCCGGCGATGCTCATTCACCGGAATACATCCGCCGCTGGGTCCGCTGGGGCGCGAGCCCGCGCGCAAGCCAATATCTCATCCTCGCCGGCCGCGCCCGCGCTGCGAGTCAGGGGCGTTTCAATGTCGCGTGCGAAGACGTGCGAGCGCTCGCCCCGCTCATCCTGCGCCATCGCATGATCCGCAGTTTCCAGGCCGACGCCGAAGGCAAAACCGCCAGCGACATCATCACTAAACTTTTGGAAGACATCCCGACCAACGAGTAA
- a CDS encoding DUF3857 domain-containing protein, whose product MGGDRQFKRARFAIWLMLFHICFPILSAEPPTPEPFLPPHANVIVLSGLSGDLQSETSFHAQLNDWLQLLSALPTPPAQIYTFSDDPDSLSLPAQSPVQKFKSTRENFLSLTNTLAKQTNPLVVIAWGHGGMQGNTPVFHVAGPRLTAVDFKNFAAQIPSLESRWLLFFRGSGKFAAQLASEHCFLIASENETTFNSDPIGLPLALKSLRANPSLTFQSLGNELGRVTVAWYQERNLIRTEEPTLWLANATPLELAPPESAITSDKSATNSESPSPSASTSAPGQTVTTNLPAAWTGISRVEPRDYPDVDGVVLRRRIGYTLSGSVPAITSENEDFIQVLTAEGKHLADFDFSYSPPEEDINFLNCEVLESDGKLIALNPDEVRDAAGESWGDYRAARRKIFSLPGAMPGAVLHVRYQTSWKTFPFPYVSMPIPVAADLPILDAAVQVSVPKDAAFHFAFDQLAASDPEIKQSTYGSTYSWRFDRLPATLHETLSAPVREPSLLISTFPDWQAFTAWYARISQLADTVTPAITAKAAELTRDATTDTERATDIFNFVTGLRYVPVELGVNSFRPHAAEEVLEHQYGDCKDKANLFNALLHSLKLDAHLVLVPRFSQAYDNLPGFAFNHAISRVQLGDQTLWVDTTDDVCRFGMLPPGDPGRKVLVVDSTTAGLTQLPEPTPSAHQLLLHAQIDCANVSLTGQPVTLKATANGFPDYALRAAAQDNRGHKNMLPLLAVHYRPIAGAFGLTKQNHTPAAALGQTFEWEAEGNYVGIVSIAENQARLRAPFWLPKEWDVALDARQTPLFLHQGYPLSLDEDFEFTLPASASAIRFPNDLEGTSPLLPWKIAWQHNDGNSIHAKFHIELNHGELTLAETTALQAELRKLFSALAGEVDFTLPP is encoded by the coding sequence ATGGGTGGTGATCGTCAATTCAAGCGGGCGCGCTTCGCGATATGGCTCATGCTTTTCCATATTTGCTTTCCTATTCTTTCAGCCGAACCACCCACGCCCGAACCGTTTCTTCCGCCTCACGCCAACGTCATCGTGCTTTCCGGCCTCTCCGGCGATCTGCAAAGCGAAACCAGCTTCCACGCGCAACTCAACGATTGGCTCCAACTCCTCTCCGCGCTGCCAACTCCTCCCGCGCAGATTTACACCTTCTCAGACGATCCCGACAGTCTCTCACTGCCCGCCCAATCTCCCGTCCAAAAATTTAAATCCACCCGCGAAAATTTTCTCTCATTAACCAACACGCTCGCAAAACAAACCAATCCGCTCGTCGTCATCGCCTGGGGTCACGGCGGCATGCAGGGGAATACACCGGTCTTTCACGTCGCCGGACCGCGGCTCACCGCGGTTGATTTTAAAAATTTCGCGGCGCAAATTCCGTCGCTTGAATCCCGCTGGCTGCTGTTCTTTCGCGGCAGCGGAAAATTCGCCGCGCAACTCGCGTCCGAGCATTGCTTCCTCATCGCCTCCGAAAACGAAACCACCTTCAACAGCGATCCCATCGGCCTTCCCCTCGCGTTGAAATCTCTTCGCGCCAACCCATCGCTCACGTTCCAATCGCTCGGCAACGAACTCGGCCGCGTCACTGTCGCCTGGTATCAGGAACGCAATCTCATCCGCACCGAAGAACCAACGCTCTGGCTCGCCAACGCCACTCCGCTCGAACTCGCTCCTCCTGAGTCTGCCATCACATCAGATAAGTCAGCCACGAATAGTGAATCCCCTTCACCATCCGCGTCCACATCGGCGCCAGGCCAAACCGTCACCACGAACTTGCCCGCCGCGTGGACTGGCATCTCGCGCGTTGAGCCTCGCGATTATCCTGATGTGGATGGCGTCGTCCTGCGCCGCCGCATCGGCTACACCTTGAGCGGCAGCGTGCCCGCCATCACCAGCGAGAATGAAGATTTCATCCAGGTCCTCACGGCGGAGGGCAAGCATCTCGCCGACTTCGATTTTTCCTACTCTCCGCCCGAGGAAGATATCAATTTCCTGAACTGTGAAGTGCTTGAGTCCGATGGAAAATTGATCGCGCTCAATCCCGATGAAGTCCGCGATGCCGCCGGTGAATCCTGGGGCGATTACCGCGCCGCGCGCCGGAAAATTTTCTCATTGCCGGGCGCGATGCCCGGTGCGGTGTTGCATGTCCGCTACCAAACCTCGTGGAAAACTTTTCCGTTCCCCTACGTCTCCATGCCGATTCCTGTGGCCGCCGATTTGCCGATCCTCGATGCCGCCGTGCAAGTCAGCGTGCCGAAGGACGCCGCGTTTCATTTCGCCTTCGATCAACTCGCCGCCAGCGATCCCGAAATCAAGCAAAGCACCTACGGCAGCACTTACTCGTGGCGATTCGACCGCCTTCCCGCCACGCTGCACGAAACGCTCTCCGCGCCCGTGCGCGAACCTTCGCTTTTGATTTCCACTTTTCCCGATTGGCAGGCGTTCACCGCGTGGTACGCGCGCATCAGCCAGCTTGCCGATACCGTCACTCCCGCCATCACAGCCAAGGCGGCTGAATTGACCCGCGACGCCACGACCGACACCGAACGCGCCACGGACATTTTTAATTTCGTCACCGGCTTGCGTTACGTGCCGGTGGAATTGGGCGTGAATTCCTTTCGCCCGCACGCCGCCGAGGAAGTGCTCGAACATCAATACGGCGATTGCAAGGACAAGGCGAATCTCTTCAACGCTCTGCTGCACTCGCTCAAGCTCGATGCGCACCTCGTTCTCGTGCCGCGTTTCTCGCAGGCGTACGACAACCTTCCCGGTTTCGCTTTCAATCACGCCATCTCGCGGGTGCAACTCGGCGATCAAACGCTTTGGGTGGATACCACCGATGACGTCTGCCGTTTCGGCATGCTTCCGCCCGGCGACCCGGGCCGTAAAGTTTTGGTCGTGGATTCCACCACGGCTGGATTGACGCAACTTCCCGAGCCCACGCCGTCCGCGCATCAACTTCTCCTGCACGCGCAAATTGATTGCGCAAATGTCAGCCTTACTGGCCAACCCGTCACCCTCAAGGCGACGGCGAATGGATTTCCTGATTACGCGTTGCGGGCAGCGGCGCAGGATAATCGTGGCCACAAGAACATGCTCCCCTTGCTCGCGGTTCATTATCGTCCCATCGCCGGGGCTTTCGGTCTGACGAAACAAAATCACACGCCGGCTGCGGCTCTCGGCCAGACTTTCGAGTGGGAAGCGGAAGGCAATTACGTTGGAATCGTCTCCATCGCCGAAAATCAAGCCCGCCTGCGCGCGCCGTTCTGGCTCCCCAAAGAATGGGATGTCGCTCTCGACGCGCGCCAGACGCCGCTGTTCCTGCATCAAGGTTATCCATTGTCGCTCGATGAAGATTTTGAATTCACGCTTCCCGCCTCGGCCAGCGCAATCCGTTTTCCCAATGACCTGGAAGGCACCTCGCCCCTGCTTCCGTGGAAAATCGCGTGGCAACACAACGATGGAAATTCCATTCACGCGAAATTTCACATTGAACTCAATCACGGCGAATTGACTCTCGCCGAGACCACCGCATTACAGGCCGAACTTCGCAAATTATTTTCCGCGCTCGCGGGCGAAGTGGATTTTACTTTGCCACCGTGA